From Cygnus atratus isolate AKBS03 ecotype Queensland, Australia chromosome 1, CAtr_DNAZoo_HiC_assembly, whole genome shotgun sequence, the proteins below share one genomic window:
- the PDXP gene encoding chronophin yields MASCRRLSGAGLREVLGPAQGLLFDCDGVLWAGERAVPGAPELLERLQRCGKAALFVSNNSRRSVAELELRFSRLGFRGVRAEHVFSSALCSALFLRQRLGGGGDGGGGDGGGLVFVLGGEGLRGEVRAAGLRLAGEGEPGGEAVRAVLVGYDENFTFGKLAQACGYLRDPRCLLVATDPDPWHPLSDGRRTPGTGSLTAAVETASGRKALVVGKPNTYMFECIVERFGVDPSRTLMVGDRLETDILFGKNCGLSTILTLTGVSRLEEAQAYMASDSAAAKDMVPHYYVDSIADLIPGLDE; encoded by the exons atGGCGAGCTGCCGGCGGCTgagcggcgcggggctgcgggaggtGCTGGGCCCGGCGCAGGGGCTGCTCTTCGACTGCGACGGCGTGCTGTGGGCGGGCGAGCGGGCCGTGCCCGGCGCCCCGGAGCTGCTGGAGCGGCTGCAGCGCTGCGGCAAGGCCGCCCTCTTCGTCAGCAACAACAGCCGCCGCTCGGTGGCCGAGCTGGAGCTGCGCTTCAGCCGCCTGGGCTTCCGCGGGGTGCGGGCCGAGCACGTCTTCAGCTCGGCGCTGTGCTCCGCGCTCTTCCTGCGGCAGCGcctcggaggaggaggagatggaggaggcGGAGATGGCGGCGGCCTCGTCTTCGTGCTGGGCGGCGAGGGGCTGCGCGGCGAGGTGCGGGCCGCCGGCCTGCGCCTGGCGGGCgagggggagccggggggcgAGGCGGTGCGGGCCGTGCTGGTGGGCTACGACGAGAACTTCACCTTCGGCAAGCTGGCGCAGGCCTGCGGCTACCTGCGAGACCCCCGCTGCCTGCTGGTGGCCACCGACCCCGACCCCTGGCACCCGCTCAGCGACGGCCGGCGGACGCCCG GGACTGGCAGTCTCACAGCTGCGGTGGAAACGGCCTCGGGCCGCAAGGCGCTGGTGGTGGGCAAGCCCAACACCTACATGTTCGAGTGCATCGTGGAGCGCTTCGGCGTCGACCCGTCCCGCACCCTCATGGTGGGGGACCGCCTGGAGACGGATATCCTCTTCGGCAAGAACTGCGGGCTCTCCACCATCCTCACCCTGACGGGTGTCTCCCGCCTCGAAGAGGCGCAGGCCTACATGGCCAGCGACAGTGCCGCCGCCAAGGATATGGTGCCCCATTACTACGTGGACAGCATTGCAGACTTGATACCGGGCCTGGATGAGTAG
- the SH3BP1 gene encoding SH3 domain-binding protein 1 translates to MMKRQFNRMRQQLSHPNATSRSQEATELLTEDLLQIEQRIEPAKRAAHSVSKRLQACLQGHCGSEMDKRVKKLPLMALSMTMAESFKELDTESSLGKALEMGCCIQSSLAKILAEFEIAVERDILQPLNKLSEEELPIILKRKKTLQKLISDWNAIKSRLNQAAKGSSNSAGAGTVPGASSANKLEILKEEEEEVKRKVEQCKDEYMADLYHFSTKEDSYASYFIRLLEIQAQYHRQSLGSLDSALAELKESHRQTEPSFAADTPVAGYYGVPLETHLRSLGREIALPIEACVMMLLASGMREEGLFRLAAGASVLRKLKSSLASGSNALEEFYSDPHAVAGALKSYLRELPQPLMTFELYDEWVKVASLKDVDSRVQSLRDTCSRLPQDSYNNLRYLIKFLAKLAEHQEVNKMTPSNIAIVLGPNLLWPQQSTGDPVQLDLASVSSIQVVGIVEALIQNADTLFPGDVDFNVSGMFTPPADVRLSKDTPVEEPSPKSPVASSPALPDEEVTRDPEVSTQQLSPEVTRPSPEATVPPAPIPANDSTRKAKRPAPARPTVPPPVAQPRSTAPEHATSPKARPRRMGAPSVPPPLPPQPAPRHSRESLTSPGPPSAKATTATPDWAADEGPAGGRSPTGGIADGGE, encoded by the exons ATGATGAAGAGGCAGTTCAATCGGATGCGGCAGCAGCTGTCCCATCCCAACGCCACCAGCCG ATCCCAAGAAGCGACCGAGCTCCTGACGGAAGATTTGCTGCAG ATCGAGCAGAGGATCGAGCCGGCCAAGCGAGCAGCGCACAGCGTGTCCAAGCGGCTCCAGGCTTGTCTGCAGGGGCACTGCGGCTCCGAGATGGACAAGAGAGTG aagaagCTGCCTTTGATGGCTCTGTCCATGACGATGGCTGAGAGCTTCAAGGAACTGGACACGGAATCCAGCCTCGG GAAAGCCCTGGAGATGGGCTGCTGCATCCAGAGCTCGCTGGCCAAAATCCTGGCCGAGTTTGAGATCGCTGTGGAGCGCGACATCCTGCAGCCCCTCAACAAGCTCAGCGAG gaggagctgcccaTCATCCTGAAGCGCAAGAAGACCCTCCAGAAGCTGATCTCTGACTGGAACGCCATCAAGAGCCG GCTGAACCAAGCTGCCAAGGGCTCCAGTAACAGCGCTGGCGCTGGAACCGTCCCGGGGGCTTCTTCTGCCAACAAACTGGAGATcctgaaggaagaggaggaggaggtgaagaGGAAAGTGGAGCAGTGCAAG GACGAGTACATGGCTGACCTCTACCACTTCTCCACCAAAGAGGACAGCTACGCCAGCTATTTCATCAGA CTGCTGGAAATCCAAGCCCAGTACCACCGGCAGTCCCTGGGGTCTCTGGACTCGGCTCTGGCGGAGCTGAAGGAGAGCCACAGACAGACAG AGCCCTCCTTCGCCGCGGACACCCCGGTGGCAGGGTACTACGGCGTGCCCCTGGAGACCCACCTCAGGAGCTTGGGCCGGGAGATCGCACTGCCCATCGAGGCCTGCGTCATGATGCTGCTGGCCTCCGGCAtgagggaggag GGACTCTTCCGGCTAGCAGCGGGCGCCTCAGTGCTGAGGAAGCTGAAGAGCAGCTTGGCCAGTGGCTCCAATGCCCTGGAGGAGTTTTACTCAGACCCCCACGCTGTGGCCG GAGCGCTGAAGTCCTACCTGCgggagctgccccagcctctGATGACCTTCGAGCTCTACGACGAGTGGGTCAAAGTGGCCAG CTTAAAGGATGTTGACAGCCGTGTACAGAGCCTGCGAGACACCTGCAGCCGCCTGCCCCAGGACAGCTACAACAATTTGAG GTATCTGATCAAGTTTCTAGCCAAGCTGGCCGAGCACCAGGAGGTGAATAAAATGACCCCCAGCAACATCGCCATCGTGCTGGGCCCCAACCTGCTGTGgccacagcagagcacagg AGACCCCGTGCAGCTGGACTTGGCCTCGGTCTCCTCCATTCAGGTGGTGGGCATCGTGGAGGCCCTCATCCAGAACGCGGACACCCTCTTCCCCGGAG ATGTAGATTTCAACGTCTCAGGGATGTTTACGCCGCCTGCGGATGTCAGACTCAGCAAGGACACTCCTGTAGAAGAGCCATCCCCCAAGTCCCCCGTAGCCAGCTCCCCGGCTCTCCCGGATGAAGAAGT cacGAGGGACCCTGAGGTGAGCACCCAGCAGCTTTCCCCAGAGGTGACCAGACCGTCCCCCGAAGCCACAGTGCCGCCAGCTCCGATACCAGCCAACGACTCCACCCGCAAAG CCAAGCGCCCGGCTCCAGCCCGACCTACAGTGCCACCACCCGTGGCCCAGCCCCGGAGCACGGCCCCTGAGCACGCCACCAGCCCCAAAGCCCGGCCGCGACGGATGGGTGCTCCCTCCGTCCCACCACCGCTGCCACCACAGCCAGCACCGCGCCACAGCCGCGAGTCCCTGACGTCCCCGGGGCCTCCCTCTGCCAAGGCCACCACCGCCACCCCAGATTGGGCTGCGGATGAGGGGCCAGCAGGGGGACGGAGCCCCACTGGTGGCATCGCTGATGGCGGAGAATGA